One region of Intestinimonas massiliensis (ex Afouda et al. 2020) genomic DNA includes:
- a CDS encoding GNAT family N-acetyltransferase, which yields MERLETPRLILRPFEDRDAADVFEYGRDPRVGPAAGWQPHRDQAESLAIIRTVFAQPGVFALELKENGKVIGSAGYVGGHQTLLPGPDNEIGYAMSPACWGRGLMPEAVREILRYGFEDLGLNAQWCGHYDFNDRSRRVVEKCGFRYRFTAQTWVELMGEERTELHYALTREEWQAL from the coding sequence ATGGAACGATTAGAGACGCCCCGGCTCATCCTGCGGCCCTTCGAGGACCGGGACGCCGCCGATGTATTTGAATATGGCCGGGACCCCCGGGTGGGTCCCGCCGCCGGATGGCAGCCTCACCGGGACCAGGCCGAGAGTCTGGCGATCATCCGCACCGTCTTTGCCCAGCCCGGCGTGTTCGCCCTGGAACTGAAGGAGAACGGCAAGGTGATCGGGTCCGCCGGCTATGTGGGCGGGCACCAGACCCTGCTGCCTGGTCCGGACAACGAGATCGGCTACGCCATGAGCCCGGCCTGCTGGGGCCGGGGCCTCATGCCAGAGGCCGTCCGGGAGATCCTGCGCTACGGTTTCGAGGACCTGGGCCTCAACGCCCAGTGGTGCGGCCATTACGATTTCAACGACAGGTCCCGCCGGGTGGTGGAGAAGTGCGGTTTTCGCTACCGCTTCACCGCGCAGACCTGGGTGGAGCTGATGGGAGAGGAACGCACCGAGCTCCACTATGCCCTGACCAGGGAGGAGTGGCAGGCTCTATGA
- the leuA gene encoding 2-isopropylmalate synthase: protein MLKNPAEKYIPFVPIQMERRTWPDKQITAPPVWCSVDLRDGNQALIDPMNVEEKLELFHTLVDIGVKEIEVGFPSASETEFQFFRTLIEGGHIPDDVTIQMLVQARPHLIQRTFEAMAGAKNVILHFYNSTSTLQRKVVFHTDMEGVTQIAVDAARLIRALSEPIIRSGTNLRYQYSPESFMGTEMDNAVYICQRVLEELGATPENKVILNLPSTVENCMPNYFADEIEYFINKLPSRDCAVISLHPHNDRGEGVATAELGMLAGAERIEATLFGNGERTGNVDMITLAMNMYTQGVDPGLDFSDINRIRTVYERCTKMKVGERQPYAGELVFTAFSGSHQDAINKGVQYRKENRSPLWEIPYLPIDPADVGRQYEPIIRINSQSGKGGAAFVMQQSFGYDLPKAMHAEFGHIVQVETDRVGTELQPQRIFELFQHAYVDISSPYTLLRHAFQETADVQGRSHVVFRGTLRHKETVFEVCGEGNGPIDAFFNAIHGQKMDRFTFVDYKEHAIQAGSDSMAVAYIQLRDAQGQDIFGVGVDHNINLAPLRGILSAINRAVTAKQ from the coding sequence ATGCTCAAAAATCCCGCTGAAAAGTACATCCCCTTCGTTCCCATCCAAATGGAGCGCCGGACCTGGCCCGACAAGCAGATTACCGCTCCTCCCGTCTGGTGCTCCGTGGACCTGCGGGACGGCAATCAGGCCCTCATCGACCCCATGAACGTGGAAGAAAAGCTGGAACTCTTCCACACCCTGGTAGACATCGGCGTGAAGGAGATCGAGGTGGGCTTTCCCTCCGCTTCCGAGACGGAGTTCCAGTTCTTCCGCACCCTCATCGAGGGCGGTCACATCCCCGACGACGTGACCATCCAGATGCTGGTCCAGGCCCGGCCCCACCTGATCCAGCGGACCTTCGAGGCCATGGCGGGCGCCAAAAACGTCATCCTCCACTTCTACAATTCCACCTCCACCCTCCAGCGCAAGGTGGTCTTCCACACCGATATGGAGGGCGTCACTCAGATCGCCGTGGACGCTGCCCGGCTCATCCGCGCGCTGTCCGAGCCCATCATCCGCTCCGGCACCAACCTGCGCTACCAGTACTCCCCGGAGTCCTTCATGGGCACCGAAATGGACAACGCCGTCTACATCTGCCAGCGGGTGCTGGAAGAGCTGGGTGCCACGCCGGAGAACAAGGTCATCCTGAATCTGCCCTCCACCGTGGAGAATTGCATGCCCAACTACTTTGCCGACGAGATCGAGTACTTCATCAACAAGCTCCCCAGCCGGGACTGCGCCGTCATCTCCTTGCACCCCCACAATGACCGCGGCGAGGGGGTGGCCACCGCCGAGCTGGGCATGCTGGCCGGGGCCGAGCGCATCGAGGCCACCCTTTTCGGCAACGGCGAGCGCACCGGCAACGTGGATATGATCACGCTGGCCATGAACATGTATACCCAGGGCGTGGACCCCGGCCTGGACTTTTCCGACATCAACCGCATCCGTACGGTATACGAGCGCTGCACCAAGATGAAGGTGGGCGAGCGGCAGCCCTACGCCGGCGAGCTGGTCTTCACCGCCTTCTCCGGCTCCCATCAGGACGCCATCAACAAGGGCGTGCAGTACCGGAAGGAGAACCGGTCTCCGCTCTGGGAGATTCCCTATCTCCCCATCGACCCCGCCGACGTGGGCCGCCAGTACGAGCCCATCATCCGCATCAACAGCCAGTCCGGCAAGGGCGGCGCCGCCTTCGTGATGCAGCAGAGCTTCGGCTACGACCTGCCCAAAGCCATGCATGCCGAGTTCGGCCACATTGTCCAGGTGGAGACCGACCGGGTCGGGACGGAGCTCCAGCCTCAGCGCATCTTTGAGCTGTTCCAACACGCCTATGTGGACATCAGCAGCCCCTACACGCTGCTCCGGCACGCTTTCCAGGAGACGGCGGACGTGCAGGGCCGGTCTCACGTGGTCTTCCGTGGCACGCTACGGCACAAAGAGACCGTCTTTGAGGTCTGCGGCGAGGGCAACGGCCCCATCGACGCCTTCTTCAACGCCATTCACGGCCAGAAAATGGACCGCTTCACCTTCGTGGATTACAAGGAGCACGCCATTCAGGCCGGCTCCGACTCCATGGCCGTGGCCTATATCCAGCTCCGGGACGCACAGGGGCAGGACATCTTCGGCGTAGGCGTGGACCACAACATCAACCTGGCCCCGCTGCGCGGCATTCTCTCCGCCATTAACCGGGCGGTCACCGCCAAGCAATAG
- the rpoD gene encoding RNA polymerase sigma factor RpoD, with protein sequence MSEKKVIAKTTGDQKPQMTSEEKIEAGKAELMKVVEGVSGAEKVAELLEKGKKKGKLTSGELMDVLEDMDLDSEQMDKIYDAMENMGIDTAGEDYLPELAEDVMPPIEEIEEIPEEEIVDPNTLVDSFGIDDPVRMYLKEIGKVNLLTPEEEIELAQHMGAGDAAKEQMEEIGKARENGEEVSLTPEEEAALKKAIKKGEAAKQRLAEANLRLVVSIAKRYVGRGMLFLDLIQEGNLGLIKAVEKFDYTKGYKFSTYATWWIRQAITRAIADQARTIRIPVHMVETINKVIRVSRQLLQELGHDPTPEEISEEMNMPVDKVREILKIAQEPVSLETPIGEEEDSHLGDFIPDEDASEPSEAASFTLLKEQLVDVLGTLTPREEKVLKLRFGIEDGRTRTLEEVGKEFNVTRERIRQIEAKALRKLRHPSRSKKLKDFLN encoded by the coding sequence ATGAGTGAAAAGAAAGTGATCGCCAAGACCACGGGGGATCAAAAGCCCCAGATGACCAGCGAGGAGAAGATCGAAGCCGGCAAGGCGGAGCTGATGAAGGTGGTCGAGGGCGTTTCCGGTGCGGAGAAGGTAGCCGAGCTGCTGGAAAAGGGCAAGAAGAAGGGTAAGCTGACCTCCGGCGAGCTCATGGACGTCCTGGAGGATATGGACCTGGACTCCGAGCAGATGGACAAAATCTACGACGCCATGGAGAACATGGGCATCGACACGGCAGGAGAGGACTATCTGCCCGAGCTGGCCGAGGACGTGATGCCCCCCATCGAGGAGATCGAGGAGATTCCCGAAGAGGAGATCGTGGACCCCAATACCCTGGTGGACTCCTTCGGCATCGACGACCCGGTGCGCATGTACCTCAAGGAGATCGGCAAGGTCAATCTGCTGACCCCTGAGGAGGAGATCGAGCTGGCCCAGCATATGGGGGCCGGCGACGCCGCCAAGGAGCAGATGGAGGAGATCGGGAAGGCACGGGAGAACGGGGAAGAGGTGTCCCTCACGCCTGAGGAAGAGGCCGCGCTGAAGAAGGCCATCAAAAAGGGGGAGGCGGCCAAGCAGCGGCTGGCCGAGGCCAACCTCCGTCTGGTGGTCTCCATCGCCAAGCGGTACGTGGGACGGGGAATGCTCTTTCTGGACCTCATTCAGGAGGGCAACCTAGGCCTCATCAAAGCCGTGGAGAAGTTCGACTACACCAAGGGCTATAAGTTCTCCACCTATGCCACCTGGTGGATTCGGCAGGCCATTACCCGGGCCATCGCCGACCAGGCCCGCACCATCCGCATCCCTGTCCATATGGTGGAGACCATCAACAAGGTCATCCGGGTCTCCCGCCAGCTCCTTCAGGAGCTGGGGCACGACCCCACCCCGGAGGAGATCTCGGAGGAGATGAACATGCCGGTGGACAAGGTGCGGGAGATTCTCAAGATTGCCCAGGAGCCCGTCAGCCTGGAAACCCCCATCGGGGAGGAGGAGGACTCCCATCTGGGCGACTTCATCCCCGACGAGGACGCCTCCGAGCCCTCCGAGGCCGCCAGCTTCACCCTGCTCAAGGAGCAGCTTGTGGATGTGCTGGGCACTCTGACGCCCCGGGAGGAGAAGGTGCTCAAGCTGCGCTTCGGCATTGAGGACGGCCGCACCCGCACCCTGGAGGAAGTGGGCAAGGAGTTCAACGTCACCCGGGAGCGCATCCGTCAGATCGAGGCCAAGGCCCTGCGGAAGCTCCGCCATCCCTCCCGCTCCAAAAAGCTCAAGGACTTTTTGAACTGA
- a CDS encoding YigZ family protein, whose product MTEYYIPTRASETEFTEKRSRFLGHVWRVESEAEARARIEEMKKRHYDARHNCWCYRLREGGVERYSDDGEPQGTAGQPMLNVFQREEVTNVVCVVTRYFGGILLGAGGLVRAYTQSAKDALNAAGISVVRRWTQVTLTVPYSLFERVKLEAESLGGVLGEPEYAAEVTMPVLLPEEKVKTFTQRITEITAGGVVPAVTGERLKDVPR is encoded by the coding sequence ATGACGGAATATTACATCCCGACCCGCGCCTCAGAGACGGAATTTACGGAGAAGCGCTCCCGCTTCCTCGGACATGTCTGGCGGGTGGAGAGCGAAGCGGAGGCCCGCGCCCGCATTGAGGAGATGAAGAAGCGTCACTACGATGCCCGCCACAACTGCTGGTGCTACCGGCTGCGGGAGGGGGGCGTGGAGCGCTACTCCGACGACGGGGAGCCCCAGGGCACCGCCGGCCAGCCCATGCTCAACGTGTTCCAGCGGGAGGAGGTCACCAACGTAGTGTGCGTGGTGACCCGCTATTTCGGCGGTATCCTGCTGGGGGCAGGGGGACTGGTCCGCGCTTATACGCAGAGCGCCAAGGACGCTCTGAATGCCGCCGGCATCTCGGTGGTCCGCCGGTGGACTCAGGTGACTCTGACCGTGCCTTACAGCCTGTTCGAGCGGGTAAAGCTGGAGGCGGAGAGCCTGGGCGGCGTCCTGGGGGAACCGGAATACGCCGCCGAGGTGACCATGCCCGTGCTGCTTCCAGAGGAAAAGGTAAAAACCTTTACACAGCGTATCACCGAGATCACAGCCGGCGGCGTGGTCCCGGCAGTTACCGGGGAACGCCTCAAGGATGTGCCCCGGTAA
- the dnaG gene encoding DNA primase yields MAIPAQFIDELTARCDIADVVADYVSLTPKGGSLWGLCPFHGERTPSFHVVPEKQIYHCFGCGKGGGVINFVMEIENLPFPDAVRLLAKRAGLEVPEERGSADLRKKRERLLALNKEAARYFHETLRSSGGRAGAEYLFEKRRLSKGTVTRFGLGMAPDGWDNLIRAMGEKGYDKSDLLDVGLVVKSKEGRVYDRFRNRVMFPIIDLRGDVIGFGGRVLDDGTPKYLNSPDTVVFNKGRNLFALNIAKRTKLGRIILTEGYMDTISLHQAGFDCAVASLGTALTPDHAQLLARFTKEAVIAYDGDGAGVSAAQRAIPILEKTGIQVKVLRMQGAKDPDEYIKSFGREAFARLLDQSENHIDYRIRQIRQKYDLTDDAQKVEFLRDAAGLVASLARPVEREVYGARCAQAAGISAEAMAQEVKRELSRRLKKEKKQQERRDLSPALQLQPRERAMRYENIRSARAEEGVLRLVLLDPELLKRAERLGPEQFSAPLLARVFTLLRERWSAGLSVSLPALAGELEPGEMSHLTGVLNQPESLQNAEEAMGDYIEIIETEAAKRAGDGRADPLLVMREKYREKKGYGGCIHE; encoded by the coding sequence TTGGCCATTCCGGCGCAATTCATCGACGAGCTTACCGCCCGGTGCGACATCGCCGACGTGGTGGCCGACTATGTGTCTCTGACGCCCAAGGGGGGAAGCCTTTGGGGCCTGTGCCCCTTCCACGGGGAGAGAACCCCGTCATTCCATGTGGTGCCGGAGAAGCAGATCTACCACTGCTTCGGCTGCGGCAAGGGCGGCGGCGTCATCAACTTCGTCATGGAGATCGAAAATCTTCCTTTTCCCGATGCGGTGCGCCTGCTGGCCAAGCGGGCGGGTCTGGAGGTGCCGGAGGAGCGGGGGAGCGCCGACCTCCGCAAGAAGCGGGAGCGGCTGCTGGCCCTGAACAAGGAGGCCGCCCGCTACTTTCATGAGACCCTCCGGTCGTCGGGCGGCCGGGCGGGGGCGGAGTACCTCTTTGAAAAGCGGCGGCTGTCCAAGGGCACGGTCACCCGCTTCGGCCTGGGTATGGCTCCCGACGGATGGGACAACCTCATCCGGGCCATGGGGGAGAAGGGCTATGACAAGAGCGACCTGCTGGACGTGGGGCTGGTGGTCAAGAGCAAGGAGGGCCGGGTCTACGACCGCTTCCGCAACCGGGTTATGTTCCCCATCATCGACCTGCGGGGGGACGTGATCGGCTTCGGCGGCCGAGTGCTGGACGATGGCACGCCCAAATACCTCAACTCACCGGACACGGTGGTGTTCAACAAGGGCCGCAACCTCTTTGCCCTTAACATCGCCAAGCGCACCAAGCTGGGGCGCATCATCCTCACGGAGGGCTACATGGACACCATCTCCCTGCACCAGGCGGGCTTCGACTGCGCGGTGGCCTCTCTGGGCACCGCCCTGACCCCGGACCACGCCCAGCTTCTGGCCCGGTTCACCAAGGAGGCGGTCATCGCCTACGACGGCGATGGGGCGGGGGTCTCGGCGGCCCAGCGTGCCATCCCCATCCTGGAGAAGACGGGCATCCAGGTCAAGGTCCTGCGGATGCAGGGGGCCAAGGACCCGGACGAGTATATCAAGTCTTTCGGCCGGGAGGCCTTTGCCCGGCTGCTGGATCAGAGCGAGAACCACATCGACTACCGCATCCGGCAGATCCGGCAGAAGTACGATCTGACCGACGACGCCCAGAAGGTGGAGTTCCTGCGGGACGCGGCGGGGCTGGTGGCCTCGCTGGCCCGCCCGGTGGAGCGGGAGGTCTACGGCGCCCGCTGCGCCCAGGCGGCGGGTATCTCTGCCGAGGCCATGGCCCAGGAGGTCAAGCGGGAGCTGTCCCGCCGGCTGAAGAAGGAGAAGAAGCAGCAGGAGCGCCGGGACCTGTCCCCGGCCCTCCAGCTCCAGCCCAGGGAGCGGGCCATGCGGTACGAGAACATCCGCTCCGCTCGGGCGGAGGAGGGGGTCCTGCGGCTCGTTCTGCTGGACCCGGAGCTGCTGAAGCGGGCGGAGCGCCTGGGGCCGGAGCAGTTCTCCGCACCGCTGCTGGCGCGGGTGTTCACCCTGCTGCGGGAGCGCTGGAGCGCCGGGCTGTCTGTAAGCCTTCCCGCCCTGGCGGGGGAGCTGGAGCCCGGTGAGATGAGCCATCTGACCGGTGTGCTGAACCAGCCGGAGTCCCTGCAGAATGCCGAGGAGGCCATGGGGGACTACATAGAGATCATAGAGACCGAAGCCGCCAAGCGGGCGGGGGACGGCAGAGCCGACCCCCTTCTGGTGATGCGGGAGAAATACCGAGAGAAAAAAGGGTACGGAGGATGCATCCATGAGTGA
- the hflX gene encoding GTPase HflX, with product MAENTTEVKVNQAVLVGLNSPALDREETATERSMEELAALLETAGGGCVGTVLQNKDTPDPRTFIGEGKVAEVRELATAQGADMVIFDNALSPSQQRVLSEELGVSVMDRSALILDIFAQRARTKEGRLQVELAQYKYLLPRLTGMWGHLVRQTASGGKSPIGTRGPGETQLETDRRHIRKKIAKLEEDLEQVRRVRGVQRERRIKNEVPVVAIVGYTNAGKSTLLNKLTGSDIPANDRLFDTLDTTTRTLEISDTCTVLISDTVGFISKLPHHLVEAFKATLEELSFADLLLHVIDGSNPEWRQQAEVVDALIRELGAEQTPRIEVFNKADRYTGDILPHGEDIVTVSARTGTGLDQLIARIGKRLDAGAHKVILRLPYSQGGLVDMLYREAKVEAVEYGETIQVTAVCTPKVLGQVEEFVWND from the coding sequence ATGGCAGAGAATACGACGGAAGTAAAAGTCAATCAGGCGGTGCTGGTGGGGCTTAATTCTCCAGCCCTGGACCGGGAGGAGACCGCCACGGAGCGCTCTATGGAGGAGCTCGCCGCCCTGCTGGAGACGGCGGGGGGCGGGTGCGTGGGCACGGTGCTCCAGAACAAGGATACCCCCGATCCCAGGACCTTCATCGGGGAGGGCAAGGTGGCGGAGGTCAGGGAGCTGGCCACCGCCCAGGGGGCCGACATGGTGATCTTTGACAACGCCCTGTCTCCCTCCCAGCAGCGGGTGCTGTCCGAGGAGCTGGGAGTGTCCGTCATGGACCGTTCCGCCCTCATCCTGGACATCTTTGCCCAGCGGGCCCGCACCAAGGAAGGCCGCCTTCAGGTGGAGCTGGCGCAGTACAAATACCTGCTTCCCCGCCTCACCGGCATGTGGGGCCACCTGGTGCGGCAGACCGCCTCCGGCGGGAAATCCCCCATCGGCACCCGCGGCCCCGGTGAGACCCAACTGGAGACGGACCGGCGGCACATCCGCAAAAAGATTGCCAAGCTGGAGGAGGACCTGGAGCAGGTCCGGCGGGTGCGGGGGGTGCAGCGGGAGCGCCGCATCAAAAACGAGGTGCCGGTGGTGGCCATCGTGGGCTATACCAATGCGGGCAAGTCCACGCTGCTCAACAAGCTGACCGGCTCGGATATCCCCGCCAATGACCGGCTGTTCGATACGCTGGACACCACCACCCGCACCCTGGAGATCTCTGACACCTGCACGGTGCTCATCTCTGACACGGTGGGCTTTATCTCCAAGCTGCCCCACCACCTGGTGGAGGCCTTCAAGGCCACCCTGGAGGAGCTGTCCTTTGCCGATCTGCTGCTCCACGTCATCGACGGCTCCAATCCGGAGTGGCGGCAGCAGGCCGAGGTGGTGGACGCCCTCATCCGGGAGCTGGGGGCGGAGCAGACCCCCCGCATCGAGGTATTTAACAAAGCCGACCGGTACACCGGGGATATCCTCCCCCACGGGGAGGATATCGTCACGGTGTCGGCCCGGACGGGGACAGGGCTGGACCAGCTCATCGCCAGGATCGGCAAGCGGCTGGACGCCGGCGCCCACAAGGTTATCCTCCGCCTGCCCTACAGCCAGGGTGGGCTGGTGGACATGCTCTATCGGGAGGCTAAGGTGGAGGCGGTGGAATACGGGGAGACCATTCAGGTCACCGCCGTCTGCACCCCCAAGGTCCTGGGCCAGGTGGAGGAATTTGTATGGAACGATTAG
- a CDS encoding helix-turn-helix domain-containing protein, which translates to MLGLRIAYYRKMRGYTQEQFAERIGKSWSFISQVEANNGVKLKGISLDTLFRISEVLDVPPSKFLEAG; encoded by the coding sequence ATGCTGGGACTGCGTATCGCGTACTATCGAAAAATGCGCGGCTACACGCAGGAGCAATTTGCTGAGCGCATCGGAAAAAGTTGGTCCTTTATCAGTCAGGTAGAGGCCAACAACGGTGTCAAGCTGAAGGGAATTTCTCTCGATACCCTTTTTCGTATTTCCGAAGTTCTGGACGTACCTCCCAGCAAATTTCTGGAGGCGGGTTGA
- a CDS encoding YeiH family protein, producing the protein MKWIRRNGPGILVCLCIAVPAWFLGRTFEVVGGPVFAILLGMVMALFWKEQGQARAGITFTSKKILQLAVVLLGFGMNLSSVAKVGAQSLPIILSTITTSLVAAFVLHKLLHMDAKISTLIGVGSSICGGSAIAATAPVIGADDEEIAQSISVIFLFNVLAALTFPTLGGMLGLSNEGFGLFAGTAVNDTSSVTAAAAAWDGIHGSSTLDTAAIVKMTRTLAIIPITLVLAFLRTRQEEKSVRGTGVTVSLKEIFPWFVLFFVLASVVTTLLPLPAAVTGFLKSASKFFIVMAMAAIGLNTDVVKLVRTGGKPIFMGFCCWVAIACVSLGVQHLLHIW; encoded by the coding sequence ATGAAATGGATCAGAAGAAATGGACCGGGTATCCTGGTCTGCCTGTGTATCGCCGTTCCCGCCTGGTTTTTGGGGAGAACCTTTGAGGTGGTGGGAGGGCCGGTATTCGCCATCCTCCTCGGTATGGTCATGGCTCTGTTCTGGAAAGAGCAGGGCCAGGCCCGGGCCGGCATCACTTTTACTTCGAAGAAGATACTCCAGCTTGCGGTGGTCCTGCTGGGCTTTGGCATGAACCTGTCCAGTGTCGCCAAGGTGGGGGCCCAGTCCCTACCCATCATCCTGTCCACCATCACTACCTCGCTGGTGGCGGCCTTTGTTTTACATAAGCTGCTGCATATGGACGCCAAGATATCCACCTTAATCGGTGTGGGTTCCTCCATCTGCGGCGGCTCCGCCATTGCCGCCACGGCACCCGTCATCGGCGCAGACGATGAGGAGATCGCCCAGTCCATCTCGGTGATCTTCCTGTTCAATGTTCTCGCGGCGCTGACTTTCCCGACTCTGGGCGGGATGCTGGGGCTGTCCAACGAGGGTTTCGGGCTTTTTGCCGGCACCGCCGTCAACGACACCTCTTCCGTCACTGCGGCAGCGGCGGCCTGGGACGGTATACACGGCAGCAGCACGCTGGACACTGCCGCCATCGTCAAGATGACCCGTACCCTTGCCATCATCCCTATTACACTGGTGCTGGCCTTCCTTCGCACCAGGCAGGAGGAGAAGAGCGTCCGGGGCACTGGCGTAACGGTGAGCCTGAAAGAGATCTTTCCCTGGTTTGTCCTCTTTTTTGTGCTGGCTTCGGTGGTGACGACCCTGCTACCCCTTCCTGCCGCCGTCACCGGCTTTTTGAAGAGCGCCAGCAAATTCTTCATCGTCATGGCCATGGCCGCCATCGGCCTGAACACCGACGTGGTCAAGCTGGTCCGGACCGGAGGTAAGCCCATCTTTATGGGCTTTTGCTGCTGGGTGGCCATCGCCTGCGTCAGCCTGGGGGTGCAGCACTTGCTCCATATCTGGTGA
- a CDS encoding deoxyguanosinetriphosphate triphosphohydrolase: MTVRERREALEQQILSPYACRSVDSRGRQRPAEPCPVRTCFQRDIDRIIHSKAFRRLMHKTQVFLQPEGDHYRTRMTHTIEVARIARTMARGLQLNEDLTEAAAFGHDLGHTPFGHAGERVLDEIMPEGFQHNVQSLRVVDRLEQDGDGLNLTYEVRRGILCHTGPDTAETLEGRLLRLADKIAYINHDIDDAMRGGIIYPMDIPLEISNVLGFTHSERIDTLTVDIIESSAGTGEIRQSTACREAMHNLREFMFEAVYRNPVAKGEESKAQDMLRRLFEYYRKDPDRLPPEFQDIREREGVERAVCDYIAGMTDNYAVEKFSLAFIPVSWSVK, encoded by the coding sequence TTGACAGTGAGAGAGCGGCGCGAAGCGCTGGAGCAGCAGATCCTATCCCCCTATGCCTGCCGGTCGGTGGATTCCAGGGGACGGCAGCGCCCGGCGGAGCCCTGCCCGGTCCGGACCTGCTTCCAGCGGGACATCGACCGGATCATCCACTCCAAGGCCTTTCGGCGGCTGATGCACAAGACGCAGGTCTTTCTCCAGCCCGAGGGGGATCACTACCGTACTCGCATGACCCACACCATCGAGGTGGCCCGCATTGCCCGGACCATGGCCCGGGGCCTCCAGCTCAACGAGGACCTGACGGAGGCCGCCGCCTTTGGCCACGACCTGGGGCACACCCCCTTCGGTCACGCCGGCGAGCGGGTCCTCGACGAGATTATGCCGGAGGGCTTCCAGCACAACGTCCAGTCCCTGCGGGTGGTGGACCGGCTGGAGCAGGACGGCGACGGCCTTAACCTGACCTACGAGGTGCGGCGGGGCATCCTGTGCCACACCGGGCCAGACACGGCCGAGACCCTGGAGGGCCGGCTCCTGCGGCTGGCCGACAAGATCGCCTATATCAACCACGACATTGACGACGCCATGCGGGGAGGCATCATCTACCCCATGGATATCCCCCTGGAGATCTCCAACGTGCTGGGCTTTACCCATTCCGAGCGGATCGACACCCTGACGGTGGACATCATCGAGTCCAGCGCCGGGACCGGGGAGATCCGGCAGTCCACCGCCTGCCGGGAGGCCATGCACAATCTGCGGGAGTTTATGTTCGAGGCGGTCTACCGCAACCCGGTGGCCAAGGGCGAGGAATCCAAAGCCCAGGACATGCTGCGGCGTCTGTTTGAATACTATAGAAAAGACCCGGACAGGCTGCCCCCTGAGTTCCAGGATATCCGGGAACGGGAGGGCGTGGAGCGGGCCGTCTGCGACTACATCGCCGGAATGACGGACAACTATGCGGTGGAAAAGTTCTCTCTGGCCTTTATACCCGTGTCCTGGTCAGTCAAGTAA
- a CDS encoding NUDIX hydrolase, whose translation MVEVKFFDQALDSDLKFAVIAARYEDRWLLCRHRDRQTWEMPGGHREPGESIYQTARRELLEETGVAECQLEAVSAYGVYTEDGQRTYGGLFFAEVEELGRRPEGSEIAENRLVEGLPEHMTYPDIQPVLLQRVQQWLEEGNYRPLLEDLFEQFY comes from the coding sequence ATGGTGGAAGTAAAATTTTTTGACCAGGCGCTGGACAGCGACCTGAAGTTCGCGGTGATTGCCGCCCGCTATGAGGATCGGTGGCTGCTCTGCCGCCACAGGGACCGGCAGACCTGGGAGATGCCCGGAGGCCATCGGGAGCCGGGGGAGAGCATCTACCAGACCGCCCGGCGGGAGCTGCTGGAAGAGACGGGGGTGGCCGAGTGCCAGCTTGAGGCGGTCTCGGCCTACGGGGTCTACACCGAGGACGGGCAGCGCACCTACGGCGGGCTATTTTTCGCGGAGGTGGAGGAGCTGGGCCGTCGGCCGGAGGGCTCTGAGATCGCGGAGAACCGCCTGGTGGAGGGGCTGCCGGAGCATATGACCTATCCGGACATCCAGCCCGTGCTGCTGCAGCGCGTCCAGCAGTGGCTGGAGGAGGGGAATTACCGTCCCCTGCTGGAGGATTTGTTCGAGCAGTTCTATTGA